Within the uncultured Bacteroides sp. genome, the region TTCAAATCAGTAACTTTGCCACTAATTTTATGAGTCTGTTGTGCTTGTAGCGGCAACAATACCTGAAGGGCTACTAGCATTAGAAATATTATTTTCTTCATATAATTTCTCTTTTGCTGTTATTAATAAGACTCTTTTTTAAACTTAAAGACATAAGTTTTCAAAGTCTGAAGTTCATTAGAGATGATCCAATAGTTTTGGTCTGTTACCAATTTGGGGATATAGTTAACTGCACCAGCTTTTGCTTTTTTTAGTTCTATAAAATCAGCAGGATCCGGAGCAAAAAGAAGATTATATTTCTTTTCTCCTACAAATGTCTTTATTCTTATCTCCATTTCATTGTCTGATAAATTAAGTATGGTAAATCGAGATGGAATATGATATTTTGCCCACTGCTTTTGTACACTTGCTGCTGTATCAATGACTAGTTTATTATTAGTATCCATTTTTGTAACTAAAACTACTTTGCTACTATCACTTGTTAACGGAGCAATTAATTGCCATTTATCAGCAGAAAAATTAACCCATTTACCATCAGTTATATTCCAGGATCCATAGAAAGTAGTTGGACCATTCCCATTATTATATGATTTAAAAGATTGGTGATAACAACGATAGGCACCATTGGCATCAATCAACAACTGGCAACATTGCTGTTGTGGGGTTAGAGAAACTGGCACACCATCTTCAGTTACAGAAACTTGCTGCCATAAGCCAACCATTTCATTATCTTTGAATTCTTCTTTTTCGCAAGAAAAAAAAGAAATTAAAGGAAATAGCATTATGAAAAGTTTAAAAATTGTTTTCATGCATTTATTATTAAGGAATTACTTAATTTCGAAGTCACCAACCCGCTCAAACTTTAAAATAGTTTTACTGAGTGTCCCATCAGAGTTAAAATCAACTCTTTGAAGAGAAAGAGAATTGGAATCTACAATAGGAGTCCATGATGCCGGAAGATCTATTGCAATATTGAGCAAGCCTTCTGTATAACTCCACCCAGATCTACTTACAATAGTTTTAGCTTTGACAGCAGCATAAGAGGAGTCACAAAGAACACAAATTTGATTTTTGTTGATTTGGAGCAACAGCCGGGAACTATCCTTAGCAATATCAATTCCATCTTTTGTTTGGGATATCTGATGCCATGTTCCCGCCATATTACCAATAGAATCATCAGTAGTTGAATCTTTTTGGCAAGCAGTAAACTGTAACAATAAAGCAAACGCACCACAAACAAAGAGGTTACAATGAAAGAATGTTCTTCCAGATCTATTTTTCATAAGCTTTAACAATTTAATAAAAATATTGGAGATTGTATACAAAAAACTTCTTCAGTAAATCTTTTTACTCAAAAAAAATAATAACGAAGAAAAAGGAGTAGCTTATCTACTCCTTTTTCTTAAAACTAATAAAAAATTATTATTTAACAAAAACTTTAGCATTGTATACTGAACCGTCTTTTGAAACAGTTTTTACAACATATGTTTGGCCCTGAGCCATAGGAATTACGTTTAATGAATTTTGAGCTACTATTTTTTTAACTAGTGAACCTAACAAGCTGTAAACTTCAATAGAGCTAACATTTCCATTAACAATAATTGCCTGGTTAGAAGAATTAACAGAAACGCCATTTGCTTTAATATCTTTAACACCTGTTGGAGCTACTACTGAAGTACGTGGGTCTTGACTATTATTTATAACTGCGGCATCCATGTAGAATGTACCTGCTGGTGAATTAATAAGATTATCATTTTCATCACGGCGAACATCAAAACGAGTTGTAAATTCCTGTACGTATCCTAAAGAACTTACGTCAAATACACAATCAACCCATTTTCCTGCATCTTCAGGATAAACTTTAATAAGATCTCCAGAATCTATTTGATTTCCTTTATAATCTTTAGCATTCAATTGAACGACATAGCCATTTACCATTGCTGGATCCATAGTTGGTATGTTTACCATTAAATGTAAATAAGACGCATTTCCATCTGTACCTACTGGCAAAATACCAGGTAATACAACACGAGGACCTTGCCACCAAGCAGCGTTGGCACTTTTATCAAATTTAAAAATCTTTGTTGAATTTAAAACATCAGTTTGTGTAGTAAAAGGATTATCAACAATAGAATATGTATTTTCAGCATTTTGCATATCTATATTTTTCACCCATTTGTTATATGATGTCTCATTGCCAAAGAAAAGTGACATTTCTTTATCAGTTAAGATATTTACACCTCTAGGAAGTGGGTTATCACTCAAAACTATTTCATCAAAATAGTAGTTTGTTGCCGGTTCGTCACCACCACCCCAGTTAGCATCCATCAAAAAACTAATTGTAGATAAAG harbors:
- a CDS encoding T9SS type A sorting domain-containing protein, translating into MKKLFLFSAALCCFSLFASAAETKLFTGDTAPSLFSRMDVISWAVSDPNIVGHYVNYGTDAAPSYTEIATNPDKTGLNTSDMALHITSMKGKSWWPDFFNFDLTDAVTITESNRYLHVYHYRENLNQGFALYLGGGTLPEDNMKLKTRFDGQLSKAGAWEDIVVDLKYLIDNGQSLSTISFLMDANWGGGDEPATNYYFDEIVLSDNPLPRGVNILTDKEMSLFFGNETSYNKWVKNIDMQNAENTYSIVDNPFTTQTDVLNSTKIFKFDKSANAAWWQGPRVVLPGILPVGTDGNASYLHLMVNIPTMDPAMVNGYVVQLNAKDYKGNQIDSGDLIKVYPEDAGKWVDCVFDVSSLGYVQEFTTRFDVRRDENDNLINSPAGTFYMDAAVINNSQDPRTSVVAPTGVKDIKANGVSVNSSNQAIIVNGNVSSIEVYSLLGSLVKKIVAQNSLNVIPMAQGQTYVVKTVSKDGSVYNAKVFVK